The Ovis aries strain OAR_USU_Benz2616 breed Rambouillet chromosome 11, ARS-UI_Ramb_v3.0, whole genome shotgun sequence genome window below encodes:
- the LOC101106536 gene encoding olfactory receptor 1G1, whose product MIQPHPRISTLEYLIIFRAHSPGLTNLIQLTLLSAYRQMGWENLTSVSEFFLLGLSQQPEQQWPLFGLFLSMYLVTVMGNLLIILAIAADAHLHTPMFFFLANLSLTDTCFVSTTVPKMLANIWAQSQVISYTGCLSQLYFFLIFGMLEASLLAVMAYDRYKAICYPLHYIMVMSPGLCVFLVSASWVTNALHSLLHTLLMSSLSFCADQEIAHFFCDINPLLSLSCTDPFINELVIFTVGGLTGLVCVLCLVISYAYIFSTILKIPSAQGKRKAFSTCSSHLSVVSLYFGSSFCVYFTLLSNHSAQKGAVASVMYTVVTPMLNPFIYSLRNRDIKSSLKKLMWARRTHSS is encoded by the coding sequence ATGATTCAACCCCACCCTAGAATATCAACGCTGGAATATCTCATAATTTTCAGAGCTCACAGTCCAGGGCTTACAAATCTCATTCAGTTAACTCTACTTTCTGCTTACAGACAAATGGGATGGGAAAACCTGACCAGTGTCTCAGAATTTTTCCTTCTGGGACTCTCCCAACAGCCAGAGCAGCAGTGGCCCCTCTTTGGTCTGTTCCTGTCCATGTACCTGGTCACAGTGATGGGCAACCTCCTCATCATTCTGGCCATCGCTGCCGATGCTCACCTCCACACTCCCATGTTCTTCTTCCTGGCCAACCTCTCCCTCACTGATACCTGCTTTGTTTCTACCACAGTCCCCAAGATGCTGGCAAATATATGGGCCCAGAGTCAGGTCATCTCCTACACAGGGTGTCTATCACAACTGTATTTTTTCTTGATATTTGGGATGCTGGAGGCATCCCTCTTAGCtgtcatggcctatgaccgctacaAGGccatatgctacccactccattacATCATGGTCATGAGCCCTGGCCTCTGTGTCTTCCTAGTGTCTGCATCCTGGGTCACGAACGCCCTCCACTCCCTGCTACACACACTCTTGATGAGCAGCCTGTCCTTCTGTGCAGACCAAGAGATTGCACACTTCTTCTGTGACATCAACCCCCTTCTGAGTCTGTCCTGCACAGACCCCTTCATCAATGAACTGGTGATCTTCACTGTAGGGGGTCTTACAGGTCTGGTTTGTGTGCTTTGCCTGGTTATCTCTTATGCATACATTTTCTCGACAATCCTGAAGATCCCCTCAGCTCAGGGGAAGCGGAAAGCCTTTTCCACCTGCAGCTCTCACCTCTCCGTGGTCTCTCTATACTTTGGGAGTTCCTTTTGTGTTTACTTCACCCTCCTCTCCAACCACTCGGCACAGAAGGGTGCAGTTGCATCAGTGATGTACACGGTGGTAACCCCGATGTTAAATCCCTTTATCTATAGTTTGAGGAACAGAGACATCAAGTCTTCCCTGAAAAAGCTAATGTGGGCTAGGAGAACTCATTCCTCTTAG
- the LOC114117012 gene encoding LOW QUALITY PROTEIN: olfactory receptor 1E3 (The sequence of the model RefSeq protein was modified relative to this genomic sequence to represent the inferred CDS: inserted 2 bases in 2 codons): protein MTKRNQTIISEFLLLGLPIQPEHQNLFYALFLAMYVTTVLGNLLILVLICLDPHLHTPMYLFLSNLSFSDLCFSATMPKLLQNMKSQVQSIPYAGCLAQMYFYLCFGVLESFLXVAMAYDCYVAICFPLHYTTIMSPRLCLSLLALSWVLTTAHAMLHTLLTARLSFCADNVIPHFFCDTSTLLKVSCSDTRVNGLLILFMGGLILVIPFLFIVMSYARIVSSILKVPSARGIRKAFSTCGSPLSMVSLFYGIIIGLYLCPSTNNSAVKETVMAVMYTVVTPMLNPFIYSLRNRDMKXSPGKSLLEKENIFLSKMF from the exons ATGACAAAGAGGAACCAAACCATCATCTCAGAGTTCCTCCTTCTGGGCCTGCCTATCCAGCCAGAGCATCAAAATCTGTTCTACGCTCTGTTCCTGGCCATGTATGTTACCACCGTCCTGGGGAACCTTCTCATCCTCGTCCTCATTTGCCTggacccccacctccacacacccATGTATTTGTTTCTCAGCAacctgtctttctctgacctctgcttctcTGCCACAATGCCCAAGCTGTTGCAGAATATGAAGAGCCAAGTCCAGTCCATACCCTACGCAGGCTGTCTGGCCCAGATGTATTTTTACTTGTGTTTTGGAGTTCTTGAAAGCTTCC CTGTGGCCATGGCCTATGActgctatgtggccatctgcttCCCCTTGCACTACACCACCATCATGAGCCCCAGGCTGTGTCTCTCCCTGCTGGCGCTGTCCTGGGTGCTGACCACTGCCCATGCCATGTTACACACCCTGCTCACGGCCAGGCTGTCCTTCTGTGCTGACAATGTGATTCCTCACTTTTTCTGTGACACTTCTACTTTGTTGAAGGTGTCCTGCTCTGATACTCGAGTCAACGGGTTGCTGATACTTTTCATGGGAGGACTCATTCTTGTGATCCCATTTCTATTCATCGTCATGTCCTATGCACGAATTGTCTCCTCCATCCTCAAAGTTCCTTCTGCCAGGGGTATCCGcaaggccttctccacctgtggctCCCCCCTCTCCATGGTGTCTCTCTTCTATGGGATAATCATTGGTCTCTACTTGTGCCCATCAACTAATAATTCTGCTGTTAAGGAGACTGTGATGGCTGTGATGTACACTGTGGTgacccccatgctgaacccctttATATACAGTCTGAGGAACAGAGACATGA AGAGCCCTGGGAAGAgtcttttggaaaaagaaaatatctttctcTCTAAAATG ttttaa
- the LOC101106784 gene encoding olfactory receptor 1A1, giving the protein MREDNQSSTFNFILLGVTGQQKQEDFFFLLFLFIYPITLIGNLLIILAIHSDIHLHNPMYFLLANLSFVDIFFSSVTIPKMLANHLLGTKAISFGGCLTQMYFMIALGNTDSYILAAMAYDRAVAITRPLHYTTIMSPRTCVLLAIASWVVGNANALPHTLLTASLSFCGNQEVANFYCDITPLLKLSCSDIHFNVKMMYLGVGIFSVPLLCIIISYVRVFSTVLRVPSTKGVLKAFSTCGSHLTVVSLYYGTVMGMYFRPLTSYSLKDAVITVMYMAVTPVLNPFIYSLRNRDMKAALGKLFSMRIFSQPV; this is encoded by the coding sequence ATGAGAGAAGACAATCAGTCCTCCACCTTCAATTTCATCCTCTTGGGAGTTACTGGCCAGCAAAAACAGGAAGACTTCTTCTTCTTACTCTTCCTGTTCATTTACCCCATCACATTGATTGGAAACCTGCTCATCATCTTGGCCATTCACTCTGACATTCACCTTCACAACCCCATGTATTTTCTCCTTGCCAACCTCTCCTTTGTCGACATCTTCTTCTCCTCTGTAACTATCCCTAAGATGCTGGCCAACCACCTCCTGGGCACCAAAGCCATCTCCTTTGGAGGATGCCTAACACAAATGTATTTTATGATTGCCTTGGGTAACACAGATAGTTACATCCTGGCTGCTATGGCCTATGATCGAGCTGTGGCCATCACCCGCCCACTTCATTACACAACAATTATGAGCCCACGGACTTGTGTCCTGCTAGCCATTGCGTCTTGGGTGGTTGGAAATGCCAATGCCCTCCCCCACACTCTGCTCACAGCTAGCCTGTCCTTCTGTGGAAACCAGGAAGTGGCCAACTTCTACTGTGACATTACCCCTTTGCTCAAGTTGTCCTGTTCTGACATCCACTTTAATGTAAAGATGATGTACCTGGGAGTTGGTATTTTCTCTGTGCCATTACTATGCATCATCATCTCTTATGTTAGGGTCTTTTCCACAGTCTTACGGGTTCCATCCACCAAAGGCGTGCTTaaagccttctccacctgtggtTCCCACCTCACAGTTGTTTCTCTGTATTATGGGACAGTCATGGGCATGTACTTCCGCCCTCTGACTAGTTACAGCCTAAAGGATGCGGTGATAACTGTGATGTACATGGCAGTGACCCCAGTGTTAAATCCTTTCATCTATAGTCTGAGGAATCGGGACATGAAGGCTGCCCTGGGAAAACTCTTCAGCATGAGAATTTTCTCACAACCAGTGTGA